The following coding sequences lie in one Onychomys torridus chromosome X, mOncTor1.1, whole genome shotgun sequence genomic window:
- the LOC118574031 gene encoding thymosin beta-10-like — MADKPDVGEITSFNKAKLKKIEKQEKNSLLTKETIEQEKRSEISKNLRLEDSPTPPHPTPPNTVISETPL, encoded by the coding sequence ATGGCAGACAAGCCAGACGTGGGGGAAATCACCAGCTTCAATAAGGCCAAGCTGAAGAAAATCGAGAAGCAGGAGAAGAACTCCCTGCTGACCAAAGAGACCATTGAACAAGAAAAGAGGAGTGAAATTTCCAAAAATCTTAGACTGGAggattcccccacccccccccaccccaccccacccaacacTGTCATCTCTGAGACCCCCTTGTGA